A single Pseudoxanthomonas sp. DNA region contains:
- a CDS encoding CGNR zinc finger domain-containing protein, producing the protein MDAVAPRVGTGGRPDAPQVGDHLALDLLNTEALSQGQAIDHWESGEDVHRWLVRQGIASAGEHTPSDLLQRGRDLRKAVREAIAARKAGEPFDVQPLNVHLEAYLTAPRLQRDAAGGWAMTRLPANGTAASLLGPVAEAAAHLLVEGDFALVRQCEHPDCILWFYDRTKSHKRRWCSMAQCGNRQKAARFRKRNHAE; encoded by the coding sequence ATGGATGCTGTTGCACCGCGTGTCGGCACCGGCGGAAGGCCGGACGCCCCCCAGGTCGGGGATCACCTGGCCCTGGATCTGCTGAACACCGAGGCGCTCAGCCAGGGACAGGCGATCGATCACTGGGAGAGCGGGGAAGATGTGCACCGCTGGCTGGTGCGGCAGGGCATCGCGTCGGCAGGCGAACACACGCCGTCGGACCTGCTGCAACGCGGCCGCGACCTGCGCAAGGCGGTGCGGGAAGCGATCGCCGCGCGCAAGGCAGGCGAACCGTTCGATGTGCAGCCGCTCAACGTGCATCTGGAGGCGTATCTGACCGCGCCGCGACTGCAGCGGGATGCGGCAGGCGGATGGGCGATGACCCGTCTACCCGCCAACGGCACCGCCGCCTCACTGCTCGGCCCGGTGGCCGAAGCCGCAGCGCACCTTCTCGTGGAGGGCGACTTCGCCCTGGTCCGGCAGTGCGAACACCCCGACTGCATCCTGTGGTTCTACGACCGTACCAAGTCCCACAAGCGGCGCTGGTGCAGCATGGCGCAGTGCGGTAACCGCCAGAAGGCGGCGCGGTTCCGCAAGCGCAACCATGCGGAGTGA
- a CDS encoding SDR family oxidoreductase, with protein MITEQNTRSLSAPSAWRGRLAALGLLLGGVASLDVAAQTPPPPTWSTADMPSQKGRIFVVTGGTSGMGFEDAKALASAGARVVIAARNAQRGQDAIEKIRQEVPAAQVEFQAVDLSSLSSVRELGERLGDSLPHLDGLINNAAIMAPPERGMSVDGLEMQFATNYAGHFLLTAELLPLLRKSDAPRVVTLSSIAVHRGTLNLDDLQSTGAYEPMATYSQSKLACLSFALELQRRSDAGGWGIQSMAAHPGVAVTELVARGPGLDSPQGRQWASNRANLQTAAQGAIPTLYAATAPTAEGGAYYGPTGPNEIAGPLGLAAIPAIARDTTVAARLWDLSEQITGARFPSSSR; from the coding sequence ATGATCACCGAACAGAACACCCGCTCCCTTTCCGCACCGTCCGCCTGGCGGGGGCGTCTTGCCGCGCTCGGGCTGCTGCTCGGCGGCGTCGCCTCGCTCGACGTCGCAGCGCAGACACCACCGCCGCCGACCTGGAGCACGGCCGACATGCCGTCGCAGAAGGGGCGCATCTTCGTCGTCACCGGCGGCACCAGCGGCATGGGCTTCGAGGATGCGAAGGCGCTGGCGTCCGCGGGCGCACGCGTGGTCATCGCCGCGCGCAATGCACAGCGCGGCCAGGACGCGATCGAGAAGATCCGTCAGGAGGTGCCCGCCGCGCAGGTGGAGTTCCAGGCCGTCGACCTGTCCAGCCTGTCCTCGGTCCGTGAGCTGGGCGAGCGCCTGGGCGATTCGCTGCCGCATCTGGATGGCCTGATCAACAACGCGGCGATCATGGCGCCGCCGGAACGCGGCATGTCGGTGGACGGGCTCGAGATGCAGTTCGCCACCAACTACGCCGGTCACTTCCTGCTCACCGCCGAGCTGCTGCCGCTGCTGCGCAAGAGCGATGCGCCGCGCGTGGTGACCCTGTCCAGCATCGCCGTCCATCGCGGCACGCTGAACCTGGACGATCTGCAGTCGACCGGCGCCTATGAGCCGATGGCGACGTACTCGCAGTCGAAGCTGGCCTGCCTCTCCTTCGCGTTGGAACTGCAGCGTCGCAGCGATGCCGGCGGCTGGGGCATCCAGAGCATGGCCGCCCATCCCGGTGTCGCCGTGACGGAACTGGTCGCACGCGGCCCCGGCCTGGACAGTCCGCAGGGACGCCAGTGGGCCAGCAACCGCGCCAACCTGCAGACTGCGGCGCAGGGCGCCATTCCCACGCTGTATGCGGCGACGGCGCCCACCGCGGAGGGTGGCGCCTACTACGGGCCCACCGGCCCGAACGAGATCGCGGGACCGCTGGGCCTGGCCGCCATTCCCGCCATCGCCCGCGATACCACCGTCGCTGCACGCCTGTGGGACCTGAGCGAGCAGATCACCGGCGCACGCTTTCCATCGTCGTCCCGCTGA
- a CDS encoding SDR family oxidoreductase, with protein sequence MNATSRPVAIVTGGSRGIGAAVSERLAADGHAVIVNYATRRDDADHLVDRIHAAGGDAIALQADVGDPAAMRALFDAAEARYGAIDVLVNNAGILDLDPIADYADDRFDRLVAINLKGSFNGMREAARRLRDGGRIINFSSSVVPLRLETYGPYAATKAAVEAMTAVLSRELRGRSITVNSVAPGPTATDLFLDGKSPELIERMAKMNPLERLGTPDDIASVVSFLAGPDGGWINGQVVRANGGMA encoded by the coding sequence ATGAACGCAACCTCCCGGCCGGTCGCGATCGTCACCGGCGGCTCCCGCGGCATCGGCGCCGCGGTGTCCGAACGCCTGGCCGCCGACGGCCATGCCGTCATCGTCAACTACGCCACGCGGCGCGACGACGCCGACCACCTGGTGGACCGCATCCACGCCGCGGGCGGCGACGCGATAGCCCTGCAGGCCGATGTCGGCGACCCCGCCGCCATGCGCGCGCTGTTCGATGCGGCCGAAGCGCGTTACGGCGCCATCGACGTGCTGGTCAACAATGCCGGCATCCTCGATCTCGACCCGATCGCCGACTACGCCGACGACCGCTTCGACCGCCTGGTCGCCATCAACCTCAAGGGCAGCTTCAACGGCATGCGCGAGGCGGCCCGACGCCTGCGCGACGGCGGCCGCATCATCAACTTCTCTTCCAGCGTGGTGCCGCTGCGGCTGGAGACCTACGGGCCCTATGCCGCCACCAAGGCCGCCGTGGAGGCGATGACCGCCGTGCTCTCGCGCGAACTGCGCGGGCGCTCGATCACGGTCAATTCCGTCGCACCCGGTCCGACCGCGACCGACCTGTTCCTCGACGGCAAATCGCCCGAGCTGATCGAACGGATGGCGAAGATGAATCCGCTGGAACGCCTCGGCACGCCGGACGACATCGCCTCGGTGGTGTCCTTCCTTGCCGGCCCGGATGGCGGCTGGATCAACGGCCAGGTCGTGCGCGCCAACGGCGGCATGGCGTGA
- a CDS encoding SDR family oxidoreductase, translated as MIHRLDHDVLPHPVSSSSVGNATHRMRNRWTAVLATLGALLLSACTASGTVAQPAPTPDWSTADMPPQAGRIFVVTGGTSGIGFETARALAAAGAEVIIAARNPQRGEDAIASIRKDAPGANVRFEALDLGELASVHALGNRLAASLPRLDGLINNAGIMEPPQRDVTPDGFESQFAINYLGHFALTADLLPLLRKSDAPRVVTLSSIAARRGELHFDDLQFEREWDTAAAYRQSKLACLMFARELQRRSDAQGWGITSIASHPGLSRTNLLPSQGRSTPLWRFFQTAEQGALPTLYAATARDAQGGHYYGPTGLLEARGDVGHARVPDAAMDAEVAKRLWDVSETLSGAPFPSATAD; from the coding sequence GTGATCCACCGGCTTGACCACGACGTGCTTCCGCATCCCGTTTCTTCATCGTCCGTCGGCAATGCGACGCATCGCATGCGCAACCGGTGGACGGCGGTGCTCGCCACCCTCGGTGCGCTGTTGCTTTCCGCCTGCACCGCCAGCGGCACGGTCGCGCAGCCGGCGCCCACGCCGGACTGGAGCACGGCCGACATGCCGCCCCAGGCCGGACGCATCTTCGTGGTGACCGGAGGTACCAGCGGGATCGGCTTTGAAACCGCAAGGGCACTGGCCGCCGCGGGTGCCGAGGTCATCATCGCCGCACGCAATCCGCAACGCGGCGAGGACGCGATCGCCAGCATCCGCAAGGATGCCCCAGGCGCCAACGTGCGCTTCGAAGCACTCGACCTGGGCGAACTGGCATCGGTGCATGCATTGGGAAACCGCCTCGCCGCGTCGCTGCCGCGCCTGGACGGCCTGATCAACAACGCCGGCATCATGGAGCCGCCCCAGCGCGACGTCACGCCCGATGGCTTCGAGTCGCAGTTCGCGATCAACTATCTCGGCCACTTCGCGCTGACGGCCGACCTGCTGCCGCTGCTGCGCAAGTCGGATGCGCCGCGTGTCGTCACCCTGTCCAGCATCGCGGCACGGCGTGGCGAGCTCCACTTCGACGACCTGCAGTTCGAGCGCGAGTGGGATACGGCGGCGGCCTACCGGCAGTCGAAGCTGGCGTGCCTGATGTTCGCGCGTGAGCTGCAGCGGCGCAGCGATGCGCAGGGCTGGGGCATCACCAGCATCGCCAGCCACCCCGGCCTGTCGCGCACCAACCTGCTGCCGTCGCAGGGCCGCAGCACGCCGCTGTGGCGCTTCTTCCAGACGGCGGAACAGGGTGCGTTGCCCACGCTGTACGCCGCGACCGCGCGCGATGCGCAAGGCGGACATTACTACGGACCGACCGGACTGCTGGAGGCGCGCGGCGACGTGGGCCACGCACGCGTCCCCGATGCCGCGATGGATGCCGAGGTCGCCAAACGCCTGTGGGACGTCAGCGAAACACTGAGCGGCGCGCCCTTTCCGTCCGCCACGGCCGACTGA
- a CDS encoding LysR family transcriptional regulator → MDRFDAMRVFARIVERRSFTRAADDLALPRATVTDAIKALEARLGVRLLQRTTRTVTPTLEGEAFYGRCLRLIADVEDAESAFRDVRPRGPLRIEVHGTLARNLLFPRLPAFLDRYPEIELDVGEGDRYVDLVREGVDCAVRVGELRDSDLIARRLTALPEATAASPAYCARHGTPDAIESLQAGGHLMVGFRSSSLGGLLPLEFQRNGKVERVALPTRVRVSGAESYVGAAFAGFGIIQAPRYRLDGYFGDGRLVPLLDAYPPLPSPVSIVYPKTRLPSPRLRAFIEWAQDALMD, encoded by the coding sequence ATGGATCGCTTCGATGCCATGCGGGTGTTCGCGCGGATCGTGGAACGGCGCAGCTTCACCCGCGCGGCCGACGATCTGGCCCTGCCGCGCGCCACCGTCACCGACGCCATCAAGGCACTGGAAGCCCGGCTGGGCGTGCGCCTGCTGCAACGCACGACCCGGACGGTGACGCCCACGCTCGAAGGCGAAGCCTTCTACGGCCGCTGCCTGCGCCTGATCGCCGATGTCGAGGATGCCGAGAGCGCTTTCCGCGATGTGCGCCCGCGAGGTCCGCTGCGCATCGAGGTGCACGGCACGCTCGCGCGCAACCTGCTGTTTCCCCGCCTGCCGGCCTTTCTCGACCGCTATCCGGAGATCGAGCTCGACGTCGGCGAAGGCGACCGCTATGTCGACCTGGTGCGCGAGGGCGTGGACTGCGCGGTGCGGGTGGGGGAACTGCGCGACAGCGATCTCATCGCCCGCCGGCTGACCGCGCTGCCCGAAGCCACCGCCGCATCGCCGGCCTACTGCGCACGCCACGGCACGCCGGATGCGATCGAATCGCTGCAGGCCGGCGGCCACCTCATGGTCGGCTTCCGGTCGTCGTCGCTCGGCGGGCTGTTGCCGCTGGAGTTCCAGCGCAACGGCAAGGTCGAACGGGTCGCGCTGCCGACCCGCGTGCGGGTGAGCGGCGCCGAGTCCTATGTCGGTGCCGCGTTCGCCGGGTTCGGCATCATCCAGGCGCCGCGTTACCGGCTCGACGGCTACTTCGGCGACGGCCGGCTGGTGCCGTTGCTGGACGCGTATCCGCCGCTGCCCAGCCCGGTGTCCATCGTCTACCCGAAGACGCGCCTGCCTTCGCCGCGGTTGCGGGCATTCATCGAATGGGCGCAGGACGCCCTGATGGACTGA
- a CDS encoding helix-turn-helix transcriptional regulator, whose protein sequence is MAIVVRLDELLHARRMTLTELAARVDITLANLSILKTGKAKAIRFSTLDAICAALDCQPGELLVHDPSLTADD, encoded by the coding sequence ATGGCCATCGTCGTGCGCCTGGACGAACTGCTGCACGCACGCCGGATGACGCTCACCGAGCTGGCCGCGCGCGTCGACATCACGCTGGCGAACCTGTCGATCCTGAAGACCGGCAAGGCCAAGGCGATCCGGTTCTCGACCCTGGACGCCATCTGCGCCGCACTGGACTGCCAGCCCGGCGAACTGCTGGTCCACGATCCCTCACTGACCGCCGACGACTGA
- a CDS encoding SDR family oxidoreductase, which yields MSKIILVTGASSGFGALTARRLADAGHTVYASMRDAQARNAPQVGEATRYADAHGVDLRTLELDVLSDASVQHAIAKILHEADRIDVVVHNAGHMVFGPAEAFTPEQFIEQYDVNVVGTQRVNRALLPHLRRQGNGLLVWVGSSSTRGGTPPYLAPYFAAKAAMDSVAVSYAAELSRWGIETTIVLPGAYTSGTRHFEHAGTPADAARAAEYDHGPYAGLPGRILEGLKSLEPADADVADVAAAIVRVIGLPHGQRPFRVHVDPSQDGAEVVNAVGDRVRRELYRNLGLEHLLTPHGSA from the coding sequence ATGAGCAAGATCATCCTGGTCACCGGCGCATCGTCCGGGTTCGGCGCCTTGACCGCGCGCCGCCTCGCCGACGCGGGCCACACGGTGTACGCGAGCATGCGCGACGCGCAGGCGCGCAACGCGCCGCAGGTGGGCGAGGCCACGCGTTACGCGGACGCCCATGGCGTGGACCTGCGCACGCTGGAACTGGACGTGCTGTCCGACGCATCGGTGCAGCATGCCATCGCGAAGATCCTGCATGAGGCGGACCGCATCGACGTGGTCGTGCACAACGCCGGGCACATGGTGTTCGGACCGGCCGAAGCCTTCACGCCCGAGCAGTTCATCGAGCAGTACGACGTCAACGTGGTCGGCACCCAGCGCGTGAACCGCGCGCTGCTGCCGCACCTGCGCCGGCAGGGCAACGGGCTGCTGGTCTGGGTCGGCTCGAGCAGCACGCGGGGCGGAACACCGCCGTATCTCGCACCCTACTTCGCCGCCAAGGCCGCGATGGACTCGGTCGCGGTGTCCTATGCCGCAGAGCTGTCGCGCTGGGGCATCGAGACGACCATCGTGCTGCCCGGCGCCTATACCTCCGGCACCCGGCATTTCGAGCACGCGGGGACGCCTGCGGACGCGGCTCGCGCAGCGGAGTACGACCATGGTCCGTATGCCGGCCTGCCCGGCCGCATCCTGGAGGGACTGAAGTCGCTGGAACCGGCGGATGCGGATGTCGCGGACGTGGCGGCCGCGATCGTCCGCGTGATCGGGTTGCCGCATGGACAACGCCCGTTCCGCGTGCATGTCGACCCGTCGCAGGACGGCGCCGAGGTGGTGAATGCGGTGGGCGACCGCGTGCGTCGCGAGTTGTACCGCAACCTGGGCCTGGAGCATCTGCTCACCCCGCACGGCTCCGCATGA
- a CDS encoding NTP/NDP exchange transporter produces MNRNATPPRTTLPYRMFNLQREEVAPVLIAALFFFCVLTALMLLRPARDALGMERGIESIRWLFVGTALATLAVNPVFGWLVARLRRLQFIGATYGFFVASLTGFWALLVFAPGAVGERSGQVFYVWFSVFNLFVTMVFWALLADRFSSDQGKRFFALISVGGTLGAIFGPWLTSRLAVPLGTPSLLLVAGGFLLVALGTAWLLLKVAPDKATADASASTPRATAEPARIGGSAWAGLAAVFRSRYLTAIAGYVVLMTVMATFIYFTRLQMVAAVTDDMDARAAMLGNIDMWTQVAVLVLQLTLTGKLIQRFGLGVALAILPVATALGFVGLAIYGSFVVLVLLEATNRAVQRGITRPAREALFTAVSREDKYKAKAFVDTFMYRTGDVLGAQAEGVLGRLGLALGGLAGVVVPMAVAWAALGLWLGRAQARRTAAESRSATRAMPQRARPSPGDGR; encoded by the coding sequence ATGAACCGGAACGCGACGCCCCCGCGCACGACCCTGCCGTATCGCATGTTCAATCTCCAGCGCGAAGAGGTCGCGCCGGTCCTGATCGCCGCGCTGTTCTTCTTCTGCGTGCTCACCGCCCTGATGCTGCTGCGGCCCGCGCGCGATGCGCTGGGCATGGAGCGCGGCATCGAAAGTATCCGCTGGCTGTTCGTCGGCACCGCGCTGGCGACGCTGGCGGTGAACCCGGTGTTCGGCTGGCTGGTCGCGCGCCTGCGGCGGCTGCAGTTCATCGGCGCCACCTATGGCTTCTTCGTCGCGAGCCTGACGGGATTCTGGGCTTTGCTGGTGTTCGCGCCGGGCGCGGTCGGCGAGCGCAGCGGGCAGGTGTTCTACGTGTGGTTCAGCGTGTTCAACCTGTTCGTGACCATGGTGTTCTGGGCGCTGCTCGCGGACCGGTTCAGCAGCGACCAGGGCAAGCGCTTCTTCGCGCTGATTTCCGTCGGCGGCACGCTGGGCGCGATCTTCGGGCCGTGGCTGACCTCGCGCCTGGCGGTGCCACTGGGAACGCCGAGCCTGCTGCTCGTCGCGGGCGGCTTCCTGCTCGTGGCGTTGGGGACTGCCTGGCTGCTGCTGAAGGTGGCGCCCGACAAGGCGACGGCCGATGCATCGGCCTCCACACCGCGCGCGACAGCGGAGCCGGCGCGCATCGGCGGCAGTGCGTGGGCCGGTCTCGCCGCCGTGTTCCGCTCGCGCTACCTGACCGCCATCGCCGGCTACGTGGTGCTGATGACGGTGATGGCGACCTTCATCTACTTCACCCGCCTGCAGATGGTCGCCGCCGTGACCGACGACATGGACGCGCGTGCGGCGATGCTGGGCAACATCGACATGTGGACGCAGGTCGCCGTGCTGGTGCTGCAGCTCACGCTGACCGGCAAGCTCATCCAGCGCTTCGGTCTGGGCGTGGCGCTGGCGATCCTGCCGGTGGCCACCGCGCTCGGTTTCGTCGGACTCGCCATCTACGGTTCGTTCGTCGTGCTGGTGCTGCTGGAGGCGACCAACCGCGCCGTGCAGCGCGGGATCACCCGGCCGGCCCGCGAGGCGTTGTTCACCGCGGTGAGCCGCGAAGACAAGTACAAGGCCAAGGCCTTCGTCGACACGTTCATGTACCGCACCGGCGACGTGCTCGGCGCACAGGCCGAAGGTGTGCTGGGCCGGCTCGGACTGGCCCTGGGCGGCTTGGCCGGCGTGGTCGTGCCGATGGCCGTCGCCTGGGCCGCCCTTGGTCTGTGGCTGGGGCGCGCGCAGGCGCGCCGGACCGCCGCCGAATCGCGATCCGCCACCAGAGCCATGCCGCAGCGCGCGCGTCCATCGCCCGGAGACGGGCGATGA
- a CDS encoding DUF1097 domain-containing protein: protein MNTTMMSRRTYVSTTLVAAVTAAAAATLSQSLALPVWAMFIGWIAFYTRGLHLRAAIENLACVGVGLVVGLMATLALQALSGGVAAGVALPIVVLCVAILVVSLRGLPVMGNLLGYFLGLVAWFAAHLEPSFESVARLFGAGALGSSAGWISHTVSMRFSRASARHAH from the coding sequence ATGAACACGACGATGATGTCGCGGCGCACCTATGTCTCGACGACCCTGGTCGCGGCGGTGACCGCCGCTGCGGCCGCCACGCTCAGCCAGTCGCTGGCCCTGCCCGTGTGGGCGATGTTCATCGGCTGGATCGCGTTCTACACGCGCGGTCTGCACCTGCGGGCGGCCATCGAGAATCTCGCCTGTGTCGGTGTCGGTCTCGTCGTCGGCCTGATGGCGACGCTGGCCCTGCAGGCGCTGTCCGGCGGGGTGGCGGCGGGCGTTGCGCTGCCCATCGTCGTGCTGTGCGTCGCGATCCTGGTGGTGTCGTTGCGTGGCCTGCCCGTGATGGGCAATCTGCTGGGCTACTTTCTCGGCCTGGTGGCATGGTTCGCCGCCCATCTCGAACCCTCGTTCGAGAGCGTGGCAAGGCTGTTCGGCGCAGGCGCGCTGGGCAGCAGTGCCGGCTGGATCTCGCACACCGTATCGATGCGGTTCTCGCGCGCATCCGCACGCCACGCCCACTGA
- a CDS encoding SDR family oxidoreductase: MASWTTSDIPPQTGRTAVVTGTGGIGFHIATALARAGANVIVAGRNGAKGAAAVEQIRRSAPRAQVRFGQVDLASLASIDAFADTLCRSHGSLDLLVNNAAVMAPPQRRQTVDGFELQLGTNHLGHFALTARLLPLLREGRGARVVSLSSVAARNGTIDFDDLQSTRHYAPMVAYAQSKLACLMFAFELQRRSTQAGWGIRSLAAHPGISRTDLLPNGAGATSLPGLARRYLWFLFQPAEQGALPPLFAATAPSAAPGGYYGPDRLGETRGHPAPSRVPPQAEDTAVAERLWQVSERLTGAVFGADGIRHPAS; the protein is encoded by the coding sequence ATGGCAAGCTGGACCACGTCCGACATTCCTCCGCAGACCGGGCGAACCGCCGTGGTCACCGGAACCGGCGGCATCGGTTTCCATATCGCCACCGCACTGGCCCGTGCGGGCGCCAACGTCATCGTGGCGGGACGCAATGGCGCCAAGGGCGCCGCGGCGGTCGAACAGATCCGCCGGTCCGCGCCGCGCGCCCAGGTGCGGTTCGGCCAGGTCGACCTGGCCAGCCTGGCGTCGATCGACGCCTTCGCCGACACGCTGTGCCGATCGCACGGCAGCCTGGACCTGCTGGTCAACAACGCGGCCGTGATGGCGCCGCCGCAGCGCAGGCAAACCGTCGACGGCTTCGAGCTGCAACTGGGCACCAATCATCTGGGACACTTCGCGCTGACCGCCCGGCTGCTGCCCTTGCTGCGCGAAGGGCGTGGCGCGCGCGTGGTATCGCTGTCCAGCGTCGCCGCGCGCAATGGCACGATCGACTTCGACGACCTGCAGTCCACGCGCCACTACGCGCCGATGGTCGCCTATGCGCAATCGAAGCTGGCCTGCCTGATGTTCGCCTTCGAGCTGCAGCGTCGCAGCACGCAGGCAGGATGGGGCATCCGCAGCCTCGCTGCGCATCCCGGCATCTCGCGTACCGACCTGCTTCCCAACGGCGCCGGCGCCACCAGCCTGCCCGGCCTGGCACGCCGCTACCTGTGGTTCCTGTTCCAGCCCGCCGAGCAGGGCGCGCTCCCGCCGCTGTTCGCCGCGACCGCACCGTCCGCGGCGCCCGGCGGGTACTACGGGCCGGACCGGCTGGGCGAAACGCGCGGCCATCCGGCACCGTCCAGGGTGCCGCCGCAGGCCGAGGACACGGCGGTCGCCGAACGCCTGTGGCAGGTCTCGGAGCGCTTGACCGGCGCGGTGTTCGGCGCGGATGGAATACGCCATCCGGCGTCCTGA
- a CDS encoding alpha/beta hydrolase translates to MNLPSLLLGAATLASTVPAGAAQPAAPVHYRTADIQGVSVFYRESGPVDAPAVLLLHGFGASSHMFRNLIPVLAQRYRVIAPDLPGFGQTTVGPGVAFDYTFDNVASVIDAFTVEKGLDRYAMYVFDYGAPVGWRLAVANPGKITAIVSQNGNAYEEGLSEGWADMRKAWDAPTAANREALRRFNTPDMIKWQYTEGVRDTSLIAPESYQLASAAIARIGEEPQMDLLLDYGSNVRQYPQLHAYFRQHQPPTLAIWGRNDPFFIPAGAEAYRRDNPKAEVHFLDTGHFAIETHGGEIAARMLEFLDRHVRR, encoded by the coding sequence ATGAACCTCCCGAGCCTTCTGCTGGGGGCCGCCACGCTGGCCAGCACCGTTCCCGCTGGCGCGGCGCAACCCGCCGCCCCGGTCCACTACCGCACCGCCGACATCCAGGGGGTGAGCGTCTTCTATCGCGAATCCGGACCGGTCGATGCGCCTGCGGTTCTCCTGCTCCACGGTTTCGGTGCTTCCTCCCACATGTTCCGGAACCTGATCCCGGTGCTGGCGCAGCGCTACCGCGTGATCGCCCCCGACCTGCCGGGCTTCGGCCAGACGACGGTCGGGCCGGGGGTCGCGTTCGACTACACGTTCGACAACGTGGCGTCGGTGATCGATGCCTTCACGGTCGAGAAGGGCCTGGATCGCTATGCGATGTACGTGTTCGACTACGGCGCGCCGGTCGGCTGGCGACTGGCCGTGGCGAATCCCGGGAAGATCACCGCCATCGTCAGCCAGAACGGCAACGCCTACGAAGAAGGCCTGAGCGAAGGCTGGGCCGACATGCGCAAGGCCTGGGACGCACCGACCGCCGCGAACCGCGAAGCGCTGCGCCGCTTCAATACGCCCGACATGATCAAGTGGCAGTACACCGAAGGCGTCCGCGATACCTCGCTGATCGCGCCCGAGAGCTATCAATTGGCATCCGCCGCGATCGCACGCATCGGCGAGGAACCGCAGATGGACCTGCTTCTGGACTACGGCAGCAATGTCCGGCAATACCCGCAGCTGCATGCGTACTTCCGCCAGCACCAACCCCCGACCCTGGCGATCTGGGGCAGGAACGATCCGTTCTTCATCCCTGCCGGTGCGGAAGCCTACAGGCGCGACAATCCGAAGGCCGAGGTCCATTTCCTCGACACGGGCCATTTCGCCATCGAGACGCATGGCGGCGAGATCGCCGCACGCATGCTCGAGTTCCTGGACCGGCATGTCCGGCGTTGA
- a CDS encoding alpha/beta hydrolase family protein has translation MFRTLIAAVAATLAFALPAIAASPAAGPADFLSETDCFDATPDYRSWLDSVAQRLDDPARSMPRLQALVPPDTFAFARSAFDCRIVSYESGGHTVSGYVVRPRSWTTQGTLPLLVYNRGGNGAYGKLDSLQVFLKLLPLAKAGFMVVASQYRDADEFGGGDVDDIMRLIDLSLAMPEVDGSRIFLLGQSRGAMMSYLVARRRDDITAIATIGGASDLLAGLAWRPEMERMYRTRIPGYDSDRHAALRARSALHWAEQLPAGMPVLLLHGEADDRVSVEESRRMAARLQQLERPHKLLVYPGDDHGLQRNWRNARTEILDWFERAGERHAGAN, from the coding sequence ATGTTTCGTACCCTGATTGCCGCGGTCGCGGCGACATTGGCCTTTGCGTTGCCCGCCATCGCGGCCAGTCCCGCCGCAGGACCGGCCGACTTCCTCTCCGAGACCGACTGTTTCGACGCCACCCCGGACTACCGGAGCTGGCTGGATTCGGTCGCGCAGCGTCTCGATGATCCGGCGCGCTCGATGCCGCGGCTACAGGCGCTGGTGCCTCCCGATACCTTCGCCTTCGCACGTTCCGCATTCGATTGCCGCATCGTGTCGTATGAGAGCGGCGGGCACACCGTATCCGGCTACGTCGTCAGGCCCCGGTCGTGGACGACGCAGGGCACGCTGCCGCTGCTGGTCTACAACCGCGGCGGCAATGGCGCGTACGGCAAGCTCGATTCGCTGCAGGTGTTCCTGAAGCTGCTGCCCCTGGCCAAGGCAGGCTTCATGGTGGTGGCCAGCCAGTATCGCGACGCGGACGAATTCGGCGGCGGGGATGTCGACGACATCATGCGGCTGATCGACCTGTCGCTGGCGATGCCGGAGGTGGACGGCAGCCGCATCTTCCTGCTCGGCCAGAGCCGCGGCGCCATGATGAGCTATCTGGTCGCACGTCGACGCGACGACATCACCGCCATCGCCACGATCGGGGGCGCGTCGGACCTGCTGGCGGGCCTGGCGTGGCGGCCCGAGATGGAGCGCATGTATCGCACCCGCATTCCCGGCTACGACAGCGACAGGCACGCCGCGCTGCGCGCGCGCTCCGCGCTTCACTGGGCGGAGCAGCTGCCCGCCGGCATGCCGGTGCTGCTGCTGCACGGCGAGGCCGACGATCGCGTCAGCGTGGAGGAGTCGCGCAGGATGGCGGCCCGGCTGCAACAGCTCGAACGTCCGCACAAGCTGCTGGTCTATCCCGGCGACGACCATGGCCTGCAGCGGAACTGGCGCAACGCCCGCACCGAAATCCTGGACTGGTTCGAGCGGGCGGGCGAGCGCCACGCCGGCGCGAACTGA